Genomic segment of Corynebacterium urealyticum DSM 7109:
CTACGGCGGCCAGCCCTATGGTGCGCAGCTTTCCGGCCTGCGCCGTGGCGCGCACGTGGTCGTCGGCACCCCGGGTCGCGTGATCGACCACCTGCAGAAGGGCAGCCTCGATATCTCCGAGCTGCGCTTCATGGTGCTCGACGAGGCCGACGAGATGCTGAACATGGGCTTCCAGGAGGACGTGGAACGCATCCTCGAGGACACCCCGGAGGATAAGCAGGTCGCACTGTTCTCGGCGACGATGCCGTCCGCGATCCGCCACCTGTCCAAGCGCTACCTCAACTCGCCGCAGGAAGTGACGGTCAAGTCCACCCAGCGCACCGCGGAGAACATCGAGCAGGACTATCTGATCGTGCACCACCGCGAGAAGCTCGACGCTCTGACCCGCATCCTCGAGGTCACCGACTTCGATGCGATGATCATGTTCGTCCGCACCAAGAACGACACCGAGGAACTCGCGGAGCGCCTGCGCGCCCGGGGCTACGAGGCTGCCGCCATCAACGGCGATATTGCCCAGGCACAGCGCGAGCGCACCGTCGACCAGCTCAAGGACGGTCGCCTGGACATCCTGGTTGCCACCGACGTCGCCGCCCGTGGCCTTGACGTCGAGCGCATCACGCACGTGTTCAACTACGACATCCCGCGCGACACCGAGTCCTATGTCCACCGCATCGGCCGCACCGGACGTGCGGGGCGTTCCGGTCGCGCCGTGCTGTTCGTGACCCCGCGCGAGCGCCGGATGCTGAAGTCCATCGAGCGCGCGACGAAGTCCCGCCTCAACGAGATCGAGCTGCCGAGCGTTGACCAGGTCAACGAGGCCCGCAAGGCGAAGTTCAACCGCGAGCTGACCAAGAATCTCGAGGATCCGCAGGTCTCCGTGTTCCGCGACCTGGTGACCACCTACGCGGAAGCCAACGGGGTCACCCTGGAAGACATCGCCGCGGCACTTGCGGCCGGTGCCCAGGGTGGGGAGAAGTTTCTCATGGAGGAGGCGCCGCGCCGAGAACACAAGCGGCGCAGCGATGACCGCTACGGCGATGCTGATCGTCGTGGTGGCGGCGCCTACCGCTCCTTCGAGGAGCGCTTCAACAAGCCAGCACCGCGGTTCACGGACCGCAACGGCAACGAGATGGAGGTCTACCGGCTTTCCGTCGGCCACCGCCAGCGCGTGCGCCCGGGCGCGATCGTGGGTGCCCTGGCCAACGAGGGCGGCCTGAACTCCCGCGATTTCGGCCGCATCAGCATCTTCTCTGAGCACTCCCTGGTGGAGCTGCCGGCGGACCTGCCGAAGCAGGTCTTTGAGGCTCTCGACCAGACCCGCGTGTCCGGCCAGCTGATCAATATCGAGCCGGATCCGGGCGCTCCGAAGGGCCGACCGGGCTCTCACCGTGGCAACCGTCGCGACCGCGATGACCGGCGCGGTGGTTACCGCGAAGACCGGGGCCGGGGCGACCGCCGGGGCGGCGGTCGTTTTGACCGGGACCGCGACCGAGGTGGCCGCGGGCGTGGCCGTGGGCACCACAACCGCTTTGAGGACTCCCGTGGGGATCGCCGTGGCGGTGGACGCCAGCGGGATGACCGCGGTTTCGAGGGCCGTGGCGGTCGCGGTAATAACCGTCGCGGGGGACGCTACTAGCCAGCCCCTGTGAACCCGGCTGACGTGGGAGAACCCAGGTCAGCCGGGTTTTTCGTGGCGGGGTAGCCCTTCAGGAGCCCAAAGCCTAGAAAATAAAGCATAGCCGTGGGAGCGAGACTCGCTCCCACGGCTATGTGGTTTGCGTGCAGCCCGTGAGCGGCTGCGGGAGTGACTGGGGCTAGACGAACATCAGGATCGCGGTGACCAGCCACAGCAGGTTGAAGATGCCCCCGAACATTGCAGCCTTACCGGGCAGGGCCTGAGCAGCGTCACCCTGGACAGCGGCGAGTTCATCCTCGCTAGCCGGGGTGTCGGATTCGTCCAGGCCGTCCACGGAGATCAGGCCGCGCCGCTGCTGCGGGATCACTGCCAGCAGCAGAACCAGCCATGCCACCAGGGAGGTCAGGATGGCGGCGTGGAAGGCGTAGTTTTGCATTGCGCCGTCCACGGTCATGAATGCGACCAGGCCCAGTACCGGGACCAGCAGGGAGATGTAGCCGTAGCGGCGGGTCATGCCAGCCAGGGTTGCCACGGAACCTACCGCCTTGGCGGAGCCGGACTGCGCGGCGCGCAGGGTCGGGGCGAATGCCGAGGTAGCGACCGCGACCGGTCCGATGAGGAGGATTGCGGCGATGACGTGGAGAGCAGTAATAAATTGATCCATGTGAACTACTCTGTCAAAAAAATTTCTGACTAGTCACAAAACCCCCGGTCAGCGGGGGAGCTGGCAGACCTCGCGGGCCACGGCAGCGTCGCCGGTCGTGATCGCCAGACCGTAGCGAACGATGACCACGAGGTAACGGGCAGCGTAGGGGCACTGGGCAGCCGGATTGGGCGGCAGCCACGCTTCCAGCGTGGCGTCGGATTTCTCCCGGTTGATTTCCGAGGCGGTGACCGCCAGGTTGTAATGCCAGTCGTTGGCGAAGCGATGACGCTTCTCCGCCGACCAGGCGTGCGCCCCCAAGTCCCAGGCCGCGGCGAGCGGGACAATGTGGTCGATATCGACGCCCTGCGGGCGCACCGGTGCAGCGGAGTACTCATCGGCGGCCTCGCCGATGGCCCGCGGGCAGGGGCTGTCGGGCTCGGTGGGGAAGCTCAGATTCAGGACCAGCTCACGGGTCGAGCAGTAACTGCCATCGGGTGCGATGCTTTGCTCCCAGCCCTGAAGAAACCGGGTGCGGTCGTAGCCCACCACCCGGACCCGCTGCGGCACGACCTCCACCTGCGCCAGCGCGCGGCGGGCCAGCTCCTGGGAGCGTTGATTCACCACGCGGCCGCCAGGAAGCCAGCCGGTTGGCACCGGAACCGACGTCGTGAAAAACAAGAGGCCGGCCACGGCGAGAAGAAAGATAAGCGAGAAAAAGAAACGTCGCCCCA
This window contains:
- a CDS encoding DEAD/DEAH box helicase encodes the protein MSDTDSVSGDVNKPVDNDYSVAQNNLQEEKQQAPANDAPLNISDVLGENTEDSAMESAGDSAVAEGAEDSGKTDNLNNEKNKNENPEDTVADQQAETVENNNTDDTTPTASSQDDVVAQDNEQENKDDDGAGFGDLGLSPEVFDAVRAVGFTKPSPIQEQTIPLLMAGEDVVGLAQTGTGKTAAFALPILSRLNLKSRKPQALVLAPTRELALQVAESFEDFAEKMGGVNILPIYGGQPYGAQLSGLRRGAHVVVGTPGRVIDHLQKGSLDISELRFMVLDEADEMLNMGFQEDVERILEDTPEDKQVALFSATMPSAIRHLSKRYLNSPQEVTVKSTQRTAENIEQDYLIVHHREKLDALTRILEVTDFDAMIMFVRTKNDTEELAERLRARGYEAAAINGDIAQAQRERTVDQLKDGRLDILVATDVAARGLDVERITHVFNYDIPRDTESYVHRIGRTGRAGRSGRAVLFVTPRERRMLKSIERATKSRLNEIELPSVDQVNEARKAKFNRELTKNLEDPQVSVFRDLVTTYAEANGVTLEDIAAALAAGAQGGEKFLMEEAPRREHKRRSDDRYGDADRRGGGAYRSFEERFNKPAPRFTDRNGNEMEVYRLSVGHRQRVRPGAIVGALANEGGLNSRDFGRISIFSEHSLVELPADLPKQVFEALDQTRVSGQLINIEPDPGAPKGRPGSHRGNRRDRDDRRGGYREDRGRGDRRGGGRFDRDRDRGGRGRGRGHHNRFEDSRGDRRGGGRQRDDRGFEGRGGRGNNRRGGRY
- a CDS encoding HNH endonuclease family protein; its protein translation is MNQRSQELARRALAQVEVVPQRVRVVGYDRTRFLQGWEQSIAPDGSYCSTRELVLNLSFPTEPDSPCPRAIGEAADEYSAAPVRPQGVDIDHIVPLAAAWDLGAHAWSAEKRHRFANDWHYNLAVTASEINREKSDATLEAWLPPNPAAQCPYAARYLVVIVRYGLAITTGDAAVAREVCQLPR